The following are encoded in a window of Mustela nigripes isolate SB6536 chromosome 1, MUSNIG.SB6536, whole genome shotgun sequence genomic DNA:
- the MRGPRF gene encoding mas-related G-protein coupled receptor member F isoform X1, which translates to MTHPGPRRTTLCPRTAHLSGSQKCAGQRTESRAVRSLDSPGLEMVGNCSWEAHPGSRSKMCPDMSEAPELYSRGFLTIKQITMLPPPAIMNYIFLLLCLCGLVGNGLVLWFFGFSIKRSPFSVYFLHLAGADVGYLFSKAVFSILNTGGFLGTFADYVRAVTRVVGLCTFVAGVSLLPAVSSERCLSVVFPVWYWRRRPKRLSAVVCALLWTLSLLVTGVHHYCCVFLASRGSGSACGRMDTFLGILLFLVFCPLMVLPCLLLILHVECRARRRQRSAKLNHVILAMVSVFLVSSIYLGIDWFLFWVFQIPAPFPEYVTDLCICIHSSAKPVVYFLAGRDKSQRLWEPLRVVFQRALRDGAELGEAGGGTPNTVTMEMQCPTGNAS; encoded by the exons ATGACCCACCCTGGACCCCGCAGGACCACCCTGTGCCCCCGCACAGCCCACCTCTCAGGCAGCCAG AAGTGTGCAGGCCAGCGCACAGAGAGCAGAGCCGTGAGAAGTCTGGACTCGCCAGGCCTGGAGATGGTGGGGAACTGTTCCTGGGAGGCCCATCCGGGCAGCCGGAGTAAG ATGTGTCCTGACATGAGTGAGGCCCCTGAGCTCTACAGCCGCGGCTTCCTGACCATCAAGCAGATCACCATGCTGCCGCCGCCCGCCATCATGAACTACATCTTCCTGCTCCTCTGTCTGTGCGGCCTGGTGGGCAACGGGCTGGTCCTCTGGTTTTTCGGCTTCTCCATCAAGCGGAGCCCCTTCTCCGTGTACTTCCTGCACCTGGCCGGCGCCGATGTCGGCTACCTCTTCAGCAAGGCTGTGTTTTCCATCCTGAACACGGGCGGCTTCCTGGGCACATTCGCCGACTACGTCCGCGCCGTGACCAGGGTCGTGGGGCTCTGCACGTTCGTGGCCGGCGTGAGCCTCCTGCCCGCCGTGAGCTCGGAGCGCTGCCTGTCCGTCGTCTTCCCCGTCTGGTACTGGCGCCGCCGGCCCAAGCGCCTGTCGGCCGTGGTGTGCGCCCTGCTCTGGACCCTGTCGCTTCTGGTCACCGGCGTCCACCACTACTGCTGCGTGTTCCTGGCCTCACGGGGCTCCGGCAGCGCCTGTGGGCGCATGGACACCTTCCTGGGCATCCTGCTGTTCCTCGTCTTCTGCCCGCTCATGGTGCTGCCCTGTCTGCTGCTCATCCTGCACGTGGAATGCCGGGCCCGGCGACGCCAGCGCTCTGCCAAGCTCAACCACGTCATCCTGGCCATGGTGTCCGTGTTTCTCGTGTCCTCCATCTACCTGGGGATCGACTGGTTCCTCTTCTGGGTCTTCCAGATCCCGGCCCCCTTCCCTGAGTACGTCACCGACCTCTGCATCTGCATCCACAGCAGCGCCAAGCCCGTCGTCTACTTCCTGGCGGGGAGGGACAAGTCCCAGCGGCTGTGGGAGCCTCTCCGGGTGGTCTTCCAGCGGGCCCTGCGGGACGGTGCCGAGCTGGGGGAAGCCGGGGGCGGCACGCCCAACACAGTCACCATGGAGATGCAGTGCCCCACCGGGAACGCGTCCTGA
- the MRGPRF gene encoding mas-related G-protein coupled receptor member F isoform X2, giving the protein MVGNCSWEAHPGSRSKMCPDMSEAPELYSRGFLTIKQITMLPPPAIMNYIFLLLCLCGLVGNGLVLWFFGFSIKRSPFSVYFLHLAGADVGYLFSKAVFSILNTGGFLGTFADYVRAVTRVVGLCTFVAGVSLLPAVSSERCLSVVFPVWYWRRRPKRLSAVVCALLWTLSLLVTGVHHYCCVFLASRGSGSACGRMDTFLGILLFLVFCPLMVLPCLLLILHVECRARRRQRSAKLNHVILAMVSVFLVSSIYLGIDWFLFWVFQIPAPFPEYVTDLCICIHSSAKPVVYFLAGRDKSQRLWEPLRVVFQRALRDGAELGEAGGGTPNTVTMEMQCPTGNAS; this is encoded by the exons ATGGTGGGGAACTGTTCCTGGGAGGCCCATCCGGGCAGCCGGAGTAAG ATGTGTCCTGACATGAGTGAGGCCCCTGAGCTCTACAGCCGCGGCTTCCTGACCATCAAGCAGATCACCATGCTGCCGCCGCCCGCCATCATGAACTACATCTTCCTGCTCCTCTGTCTGTGCGGCCTGGTGGGCAACGGGCTGGTCCTCTGGTTTTTCGGCTTCTCCATCAAGCGGAGCCCCTTCTCCGTGTACTTCCTGCACCTGGCCGGCGCCGATGTCGGCTACCTCTTCAGCAAGGCTGTGTTTTCCATCCTGAACACGGGCGGCTTCCTGGGCACATTCGCCGACTACGTCCGCGCCGTGACCAGGGTCGTGGGGCTCTGCACGTTCGTGGCCGGCGTGAGCCTCCTGCCCGCCGTGAGCTCGGAGCGCTGCCTGTCCGTCGTCTTCCCCGTCTGGTACTGGCGCCGCCGGCCCAAGCGCCTGTCGGCCGTGGTGTGCGCCCTGCTCTGGACCCTGTCGCTTCTGGTCACCGGCGTCCACCACTACTGCTGCGTGTTCCTGGCCTCACGGGGCTCCGGCAGCGCCTGTGGGCGCATGGACACCTTCCTGGGCATCCTGCTGTTCCTCGTCTTCTGCCCGCTCATGGTGCTGCCCTGTCTGCTGCTCATCCTGCACGTGGAATGCCGGGCCCGGCGACGCCAGCGCTCTGCCAAGCTCAACCACGTCATCCTGGCCATGGTGTCCGTGTTTCTCGTGTCCTCCATCTACCTGGGGATCGACTGGTTCCTCTTCTGGGTCTTCCAGATCCCGGCCCCCTTCCCTGAGTACGTCACCGACCTCTGCATCTGCATCCACAGCAGCGCCAAGCCCGTCGTCTACTTCCTGGCGGGGAGGGACAAGTCCCAGCGGCTGTGGGAGCCTCTCCGGGTGGTCTTCCAGCGGGCCCTGCGGGACGGTGCCGAGCTGGGGGAAGCCGGGGGCGGCACGCCCAACACAGTCACCATGGAGATGCAGTGCCCCACCGGGAACGCGTCCTGA